A single genomic interval of Oryza sativa Japonica Group chromosome 7, ASM3414082v1 harbors:
- the LOC4342522 gene encoding FRIGIDA-like protein 4a produces MASPAAEGDAVSAGFAELERQQQLLASCTRLYKQLEEHFASLERGLAARSDSLRHKRRAAEARASAAMDSLRRREASIDGSVSRALDHLDDLASASSVPSDAAAAAEGVAESLRAMCARMDSAGFFGFVVARRKEVDALRAEMPPALKCCVDPAKFVMDAVADVFPVDRREAKNPTDLAWACVLILEAAVPALADPDPEIGAARLLVPRAARERARGMAREWKEAAERKGGVEWTKPPDAHAFLQHVATFAVAEREDRGIYRRIVVSFSWRRQMPRLALTLGLEEDMADIIEELIAKGQQLDAVNFAYEAGLQEKFPPVPLLKSYLADSKKTSCTVSDNSSTSSGQSGSNANKKEQSVLRAVIKCIEDRKLEAEFPLEDLQRQLEELEKAKTEKKKATSSASSGGSSGPATKRIRASNGGPMPPAKAGRLTNNACVSSTPAATTFVRSPSHTSYAMASPYPYDRPVGHGLYCNQSPPAIREPYVYPAKEVTNFAPGLPYSSPPISYPHAYGGYNNGMGAYNNGMAPAFHQAYYR; encoded by the exons atggcctcgccggcggcggagggggacgCGGTGAGCGCGGGGTTCGCGGAGCtggagcggcagcagcagctgctggcgAGCTGCACGAGGCTGTACAAGCAGCTGGAGGAGCACTTCGCGTCGCTGGAGCGCGGGCTGGCGGCGAGGTCGGACTCGCTCCGCCACAAGcgccgcgcggcggaggcgcgggccTCGGCCGCCATGGactcgctccgccgccgcgaggcctCCATCGATGGCTCCGTCTCCCGCGCGCTCGACCACCTCgacgacctcgcctccgcctcgtcggtgccgtccgacgccgccgcggcggcggagggggtggCCGAGAGCCTGAGGGCGATGTGCGCCAGGATGGACTCCGCGGGGTTCTTCGGGTTCGTGGTCGCGCGGCGGAAGGAGGTGGACGCGCTGCGCGCCGAGATGCCGCCCGCGCTCAAGTGCTGCGTGGATCCAGCCAAATTCGTCATggacgcggtcgccgacgtGTTCCCCGTGGACCGCCGCGAGGCGAAGAACCCCACCGACCTGGCCTGGGCGTGCGTGCTCATCCtggaggcggcggtgccggcgcTGGCCGATCCTGACCCGGAGATTGGGGCGGCAAGGCTACTGGTGCCGCGTGCGgcgcgcgagcgcgcgcgggGGATGGCGAGGGAgtggaaggaggcggcggagcgcaAGGGCGGGGTGGAGTGGACCAAGCCGCCCGACGCGCACGCCTTCCTGCAGCACGTGGCGACGTTCGCCgtggcggagagggaggaccGGGGGATTTACCGCAGGATTGTGGTCAGCTTCTCGTGGCGCCGACAAATGCCCCGCCTCGCGCTCACCCTCGGCCTTGAAGAAGACATGGCTG ATATTATCGAGGAACTAATTGCTAAGGGGCAGCAGCTTGATGCTGTGAATTTTGCGTACGAGGCTGGTCTTCAGGAGAAGTTCCCCCCAGTTCCTCTCTTGAAGTCCTACCTGGCGGACTCGAAGAAGACTTCATGCACCGTTTCAGATAATTCAAGCACCAGCAGTGGTCAATCTGGG AGCAATGCAAACAAGAAAGAGCAATCCGTGCTGAGGGCTGTTATAAAGTGCATTGAGGATCGCAAACTGGAAGCTGAGTTTCCACTGGAGGACCTTCAGAGGCAGCTTGAAGAACTGGAGAAGGCCAAGACTGAGAAGAAAAAGGCAACTTCAAGTGCGTCCAGCGGCGGTAGCAGTGGCCCTGCCACTAAGCGCATCCGGGCAAGCAATGGAGGCCCGATGCCTCCTGCGAAGGCAGGTCGTCTCACTAACAATGCTTGTGTGTCTTCTACCCCAGCTGCCACCACCTTTGTCCGCTCCCCCTCGCACACATCGTACGCCATGGCCTCCCCCTACCCTTACGATAGGCCGGTTGGTCATGGCCTCTACTGCAACCAAAGCCCACCGGCGATCAGGGAGCCATATGTCTACCCAGCCAAGGAGGTAACTAATTTTGCGCCAGGTTTGCCGTACTCTTCCCCTCCCATAAGCTATCCCCACGCCTATGGCGGGTACAACAATGGAATGGGAGCTTACAACAATGGAATGGCACCTGCCTTCCACCAGGCTTACTACCGGTAG